In Prunus dulcis chromosome 2, ALMONDv2, whole genome shotgun sequence, a single genomic region encodes these proteins:
- the LOC117619221 gene encoding probable phytol kinase 1, chloroplastic: MTSLLSFTPSTPSIYLPTFSNVRHHHRLSSTTLLISYPHPLPRVHVLYRTPHAPPRPSLSASALRAAADGLLQDAGATAFVLAGQAPTASSSLLFDNLTQRNLLQQSLSRKLVHILSGLLFMLSWPIFSTSTAARYFASVVPLVNCLRLLLHGLSIVTNEGLVKSVTREGNPKELLRGPLYYVLILILCALAFWRESPVGVVSLAMMCGGDGVADIMGRKFGSIKIPYNQKKSWAGSISMFLFGFVISIGMLYYYSFLGYFQLNWVETVEKVALISLVATIVESLPITDVLDDNISVPLVSMAAAYLSFSL; encoded by the exons atgaCGAGCCTCTTATCCTTCACCCCAAGCACCCCCTCTATCTACCTCCCCACTTTCTCTAACGTGCGCCATCATCATCGCCTCAGCTCCACCACCCTCCTTATCAGCTACCCGCATCCCCTCCCACGTGTCCATGTCCTCTACCGTACGCCGCATGCTCCCCCACGCCCGTCCCTTTCCGCCTCCGCCCTACGCGCCGCCGCCGATGGCCTCTTGCAGGACGCTGGAGCCACCGCGTTTGTTCTCGCCGGGCAGGCGCCTACGGCCTCGTCCTCTCTGCTTTTCGACAATCTTACGCAGCGAAACCTTCTCCAGCAG AGTTTAAGCAGAAAATTGGTGCATATATTGTCTGGGCTGCTCTTCATGCTTTCCTGGCCAATTTTCAG CACCTCAACAGCGGCTCGCTACTTTGCCTCTGTGGTTCCCCTTGTCAATTGCTTGAGGCTTCTTCTTCATGGCCTCTCCATAGTCACCAATGAAGGACTAGTCAAATCTGTCACTCGAGAAGGAAACCCGAA GGAGTTGCTTAGAGGTCCTTTGTATTATGttctgattttgattttatgtGCTCTTGCATTTTGGCGTGAGTCTCCAGTTGGAGTGGTCTCCTTGGCAATGATGTGTGGTGGGGATG GTGTTGCTGATATCATGGGAAGAAAATTTGGGTCCATAAAGATCCCTTATAATCAAAAAAAGAGTTGGGCTGGTAGCATATCcatgtttctttttgggttcGTGATTTCCATTGGGATGCTCTACTATTACTCATTTCTGGGATATTTTCAATTGAATTGGGTCGAGACAGTTGAAAAGGTAGCATTGATTTCTCTGGTGGCAACAATAGTGGAGTCTCTTCCAATTACAGATGTACTAGATGACAATATATCTGTTCCATTGGTGAGCATGGCAGCAGCATACTTGAGTTTCTCTTTGTAA